A window from Candidatus Nitrospira neomarina encodes these proteins:
- the bluB gene encoding 5,6-dimethylbenzimidazole synthase: MKQSISQNGTGFSAEEREAVYRAIFERRDVRRDFLSDSIPDTILQRLLLASHHAGSVGFMQPWDFLVIRHPETKQAVKDLFLQANKEAARRYEGPKADLYRGLKLEGIQEAPVNICVTCSRDRGGPSVLGRATAPETDLYSTCCAIQNLWLAARAEGIGVGWVSILDYDLLKKVLGIPPAVWVVAYLCVGYVKSFAHQPDLEKAGWRKRMSLEELVHYERWGKRGGDESALSGPDLKAR; encoded by the coding sequence TGAACGACGAGATGTTCGCAGGGATTTCCTCTCTGATTCGATTCCCGACACTATTCTTCAACGGCTGTTATTGGCCTCTCATCATGCCGGTTCCGTGGGGTTTATGCAGCCATGGGATTTTCTGGTCATTCGTCACCCCGAGACCAAACAAGCCGTGAAAGACCTGTTCCTTCAGGCGAATAAAGAGGCGGCTCGTCGGTATGAAGGACCGAAAGCCGATTTGTACCGTGGGCTCAAGCTGGAGGGCATTCAGGAAGCTCCCGTTAATATCTGTGTGACCTGTTCCCGTGACCGAGGTGGCCCATCCGTGTTAGGTCGTGCCACGGCTCCCGAAACCGATTTGTATAGTACATGCTGTGCCATTCAAAACCTCTGGCTTGCGGCACGCGCCGAAGGTATTGGGGTCGGTTGGGTGTCCATTCTGGATTATGATCTTTTAAAAAAAGTCTTAGGCATTCCTCCAGCTGTTTGGGTCGTTGCCTATTTGTGTGTTGGATATGTGAAGAGCTTTGCTCATCAACCGGATCTTGAAAAAGCAGGATGGCGGAAACGAATGTCACTTGAGGAACTCGTGCATTATGAGAGGTGGGGAAAGCGCGGTGGTGATGAGTCCGCTCTTTCTGGTCCTGACCTCAAGGCCAGATAA
- a CDS encoding adenosylcobinamide amidohydrolase translates to MISPLQIDLRPNCLVARFPGLFTCLSWAPWNGGEASASVVANLQVGLNGSSAAASPAEDWEVLFQAHSLIPEETIGLMTAATVSAFANRFRFASGAWVHALATVGLSNARSVLDHADVELGQQTPSSGTVNVVVATNALPTIAGRIEAIHIASSAKTAAFRDSGVTSRKSNLLADLTGTDCLVVGASGKIEEDQCGLHTILGEMIARTVYTSVSEGIARCRKAEVLRSYNN, encoded by the coding sequence ATGATCTCTCCACTTCAGATCGATCTGCGACCCAATTGTCTGGTTGCGCGGTTTCCAGGGTTGTTCACGTGTCTGAGTTGGGCGCCCTGGAATGGTGGGGAAGCTTCTGCTTCCGTGGTCGCCAATTTACAAGTAGGCCTTAACGGATCTTCCGCGGCGGCCTCGCCGGCGGAGGATTGGGAAGTTTTATTTCAAGCCCACTCTCTTATTCCCGAAGAGACCATCGGATTAATGACTGCTGCGACTGTGAGTGCGTTTGCCAACCGTTTTCGCTTTGCATCCGGGGCCTGGGTGCATGCCCTTGCGACGGTCGGATTATCGAATGCCCGCTCCGTCCTTGATCATGCCGATGTTGAGCTGGGACAGCAAACCCCTTCGTCCGGAACGGTCAATGTGGTGGTGGCGACCAATGCCCTTCCGACAATTGCCGGACGAATCGAGGCGATACATATTGCCTCCTCAGCAAAAACTGCAGCCTTTCGGGATAGCGGTGTCACCAGTCGCAAGTCCAATCTTCTTGCGGACCTCACAGGTACCGATTGTCTCGTGGTAGGGGCCAGCGGTAAAATTGAAGAAGATCAGTGTGGCCTTCACACGATTCTTGGGGAAATGATTGCTCGCACCGTATATACGTCGGTGTCAGAAGGGATCGCGAGATGCAGGAAGGCTGAAGTCTTAAGGTCGTATAATAATTAA
- a CDS encoding cysteine-rich CWC family protein translates to MTRTYPKQCERCGRPFECGLSRCWCKDVPVSDAQYDSIAKRYDDCVCPTCLAELTGNNSAPSGSKIPG, encoded by the coding sequence ATGACACGAACCTATCCTAAGCAGTGCGAACGTTGCGGTCGACCTTTTGAGTGCGGACTCTCCCGATGTTGGTGTAAAGATGTCCCTGTGAGCGATGCCCAATATGACAGTATCGCGAAACGTTATGATGACTGCGTGTGTCCGACTTGTCTTGCAGAATTGACTGGAAACAACTCTGCCCCTTCCGGTTCAAAAATCCCGGGCTAA
- the cobD gene encoding threonine-phosphate decarboxylase CobD: protein MVTQPVVHGGQVHQIAKALDRPVDSFIDFSASINPFGPPTPVLNAMQQALPACGHYPDPTAEKLRTRLAKEHGISSDSIVLGNGSSELIRILPRALSLCQGYVAGPTFMEYEASLHIAGARCTYALATSAEKYTPPMGQLSLLVDGIRSGSQKDAFSHEESFTAVFVCNPNSPTGRVVSARSLRTLYRQIEQAGLWMVVDEAFIDFCPSHSLIKEIPNARRLLILRSFTKFFGMPGIRLGYLVGAPETVSKIRRLLPPWSVSQFAQEAGVAALDDVKYRLRSVKFIQQERQRFMTRLRGVPGLRIIPASANFVMVELPSKCVTANLVSQLTRQGILVRDCQTFSGMTQPALRIAIRYPRENNRVIHALKKALRDS, encoded by the coding sequence GTGGTGACCCAGCCGGTTGTGCATGGGGGGCAGGTTCATCAAATCGCAAAGGCGCTCGACCGGCCGGTGGACTCCTTTATTGATTTCAGTGCCAGTATTAATCCGTTTGGTCCACCCACCCCAGTGTTGAATGCGATGCAGCAAGCCTTACCTGCTTGCGGACATTATCCCGATCCAACTGCTGAAAAATTGCGCACACGCCTGGCCAAAGAGCATGGGATCTCATCGGACTCGATTGTGTTGGGTAACGGGTCATCTGAATTAATTCGGATCTTACCTCGGGCTCTGTCCCTTTGCCAGGGATATGTGGCAGGTCCTACGTTCATGGAGTATGAGGCGTCTCTTCATATCGCGGGCGCGCGCTGTACGTATGCCCTGGCCACGTCTGCGGAAAAGTATACTCCTCCCATGGGACAGCTTTCGCTTTTGGTGGACGGTATCCGTTCCGGTTCTCAGAAGGATGCGTTCAGTCACGAGGAATCATTTACGGCTGTGTTTGTGTGTAATCCGAACAGTCCAACGGGAAGAGTGGTTTCGGCCCGATCTCTTCGAACCCTTTATCGGCAAATTGAACAAGCCGGGCTTTGGATGGTGGTTGACGAAGCCTTTATTGATTTTTGCCCCTCCCATTCCCTCATTAAAGAAATTCCGAACGCCAGACGATTGCTTATTCTCAGAAGTTTTACGAAATTTTTTGGTATGCCGGGAATTCGTCTCGGGTACTTGGTGGGGGCGCCGGAGACGGTTTCCAAAATCCGCCGGTTGCTCCCTCCGTGGTCGGTTAGCCAGTTTGCCCAGGAGGCCGGTGTCGCGGCATTGGATGACGTCAAGTACCGACTGCGAAGTGTGAAGTTTATTCAACAGGAACGACAACGATTTATGACGCGATTACGTGGAGTCCCTGGACTGCGGATCATTCCGGCATCCGCGAATTTTGTGATGGTGGAGTTACCTTCGAAATGTGTGACAGCCAATCTTGTTTCACAACTGACACGACAGGGAATCCTCGTTCGGGATTGTCAGACATTTTCCGGAATGACTCAGCCGGCACTTCGCATTGCCATTCGCTACCCACGTGAGAATAATAGGGTGATACATGCCTTAAAAAAGGCATTACGAGACAGCTGA
- a CDS encoding D-alanine--D-alanine ligase family protein, with protein sequence MRKLRVMALMHQDLVPPDDVEHADLAEVEWKTEFDVVSTLRDLGHEVMAVGVRDDLSVIDNLVTDWKPHIAFNLLEEFNGNPEFDQNVVSYLELLGVPYTGCNPKGLVLTRDKGWSKKIMAYHGIRCPEFVVYPLGRGIKWAEEFPFPVIVKSISEEASLGISQASIVHDEDKLKERVEFVHQSVGTSVIVERYIEGRELYVGVLGNRRLQALPVWELHLKNLPPDALPIATARVKWSTKYQKKYGIQSGEVEGLPPKLVRHIQQTAKRVFHILGLNGYARMDFRLDPKEHLYILEANPNAQLAYGEDLAESAERAGISYEALIQRILNIGLSWKPESQR encoded by the coding sequence ATGAGGAAGCTTCGCGTCATGGCCCTTATGCATCAGGATCTCGTGCCCCCCGATGATGTGGAGCATGCCGATTTGGCTGAGGTTGAATGGAAAACCGAATTTGATGTGGTCTCCACTTTACGGGATCTTGGCCATGAGGTTATGGCTGTCGGTGTCAGAGATGATTTAAGCGTGATTGATAACCTGGTAACGGATTGGAAGCCGCACATTGCGTTCAATCTGCTGGAAGAATTTAATGGCAATCCGGAGTTCGATCAAAATGTCGTGTCCTATTTGGAGCTCCTGGGAGTTCCCTATACCGGGTGTAATCCCAAGGGGCTCGTGCTCACTCGGGATAAAGGCTGGTCAAAAAAGATTATGGCCTACCATGGCATCCGATGCCCGGAGTTTGTGGTCTATCCACTGGGGCGAGGGATTAAGTGGGCAGAAGAATTTCCCTTTCCGGTCATTGTCAAATCCATTAGTGAAGAAGCGTCCCTCGGCATTTCTCAAGCATCTATCGTCCATGACGAAGACAAACTCAAAGAACGTGTTGAATTTGTGCATCAGAGTGTGGGCACGAGCGTCATCGTCGAGCGGTACATTGAAGGACGGGAACTCTATGTGGGTGTGTTAGGTAATCGACGATTACAAGCCCTGCCGGTTTGGGAGTTGCACTTAAAAAATCTTCCTCCTGATGCTCTGCCGATTGCCACGGCCCGGGTGAAATGGAGTACGAAATATCAAAAAAAATACGGGATTCAATCGGGTGAAGTTGAAGGGTTACCTCCTAAGCTGGTGCGACATATTCAACAAACGGCCAAACGGGTCTTTCATATTTTGGGATTAAACGGCTATGCCCGCATGGACTTTCGGTTAGATCCCAAGGAACACCTGTATATATTGGAAGCCAATCCCAATGCCCAACTGGCATATGGCGAAGATCTCGCCGAGTCGGCTGAACGAGCCGGTATTTCCTATGAAGCGCTGATTCAACGAATTCTGAATATCGGCTTGAGCTGGAAGCCTGAAAGCCAGCGATAA
- the cbiB gene encoding adenosylcobinamide-phosphate synthase CbiB codes for MSDLSCRIDWKQLCPFRFKNPGLTVADDLTGFKFLAVCALDLMIGDPRWLPHPVRLMGFIIHAYERLTLERISSPWTKRTAGFVLAVGLPLGCFFVTQGILEWAELVHEQFGTVIWVVLGSTTLAGRDLWVHAMRVHRALRMGSLVSARVEIGRLVGRDTADLSEEGIVRATVESVSENTSDGIVAPIIYLALGGPACAMAYKAISTLDSMVGYRTDRYRDFGWASARADDLVNWVPARLTAVAMSVAAAIRLGSGVSAWQICRRDAWRHPSPNSGWPEAAMAGALGVQLGGGNMYGGVLEVRARLGDPITSCSMALIPVALQVMGIAYGILVMGIMAWVMW; via the coding sequence GTGTCCGACTTGTCTTGCAGAATTGACTGGAAACAACTCTGCCCCTTCCGGTTCAAAAATCCCGGGCTAACGGTGGCGGATGACCTGACGGGGTTCAAATTTCTGGCGGTGTGCGCCCTTGATCTGATGATAGGCGATCCCCGCTGGTTGCCTCATCCCGTTCGCCTGATGGGGTTCATCATTCACGCATATGAACGCCTGACGTTAGAGCGAATCTCTAGCCCATGGACAAAAAGAACAGCCGGGTTTGTATTGGCCGTGGGGCTTCCCCTTGGATGCTTTTTTGTGACCCAGGGCATCCTGGAATGGGCTGAACTGGTGCATGAACAATTCGGCACAGTGATATGGGTGGTCCTGGGCTCTACCACTCTTGCTGGGCGGGATTTGTGGGTTCATGCCATGCGGGTCCATCGGGCATTGAGAATGGGATCACTCGTATCGGCTCGGGTTGAGATAGGCCGGTTAGTCGGGCGGGACACTGCCGACCTTTCAGAAGAAGGGATTGTTCGGGCGACAGTGGAATCCGTATCTGAGAATACCTCCGATGGCATCGTGGCGCCGATAATTTATCTCGCGTTGGGAGGACCTGCCTGTGCCATGGCCTATAAAGCAATCAGTACGTTGGACTCGATGGTTGGTTATCGTACCGATCGCTATCGTGACTTTGGATGGGCATCCGCACGAGCCGATGATCTCGTCAATTGGGTCCCGGCTCGGCTTACAGCGGTGGCTATGAGTGTCGCGGCGGCGATTCGATTGGGCTCCGGCGTCTCAGCCTGGCAAATCTGTCGACGGGATGCGTGGCGTCACCCCAGCCCGAATAGTGGATGGCCCGAAGCGGCCATGGCCGGTGCTCTTGGGGTGCAACTCGGTGGAGGTAATATGTATGGAGGGGTGCTAGAAGTACGCGCCAGGTTAGGTGATCCGATCACATCCTGTTCCATGGCGCTCATTCCTGTGGCGTTACAAGTCATGGGGATAGCCTATGGGATACTGGTTATGGGGATCATGGCTTGGGTGATGTGGTGA
- a CDS encoding Rieske (2Fe-2S) protein, whose protein sequence is MSLNFHPVAKIQDLPPGTCQSIEFQDHGIALFNVEGVIYALDNTCPHAGGPLGEGFVEGNLVECPWHGWKFDIKTGVCQKNPSPSWNVPCYKVQVVDGIIHIAPPTPENRQL, encoded by the coding sequence ATGTCCTTGAACTTCCATCCAGTTGCCAAGATTCAAGATCTCCCTCCAGGCACCTGCCAAAGTATTGAGTTCCAGGACCACGGTATTGCCTTATTTAATGTGGAAGGTGTGATCTATGCCCTTGATAATACCTGTCCCCATGCCGGAGGGCCACTGGGAGAGGGTTTTGTAGAGGGAAACCTCGTCGAATGCCCCTGGCACGGATGGAAGTTTGATATCAAAACAGGGGTTTGCCAGAAAAACCCGAGCCCGAGCTGGAACGTGCCGTGTTATAAAGTACAGGTGGTTGATGGCATCATCCATATCGCCCCACCAACACCAGAGAATAGGCAATTATAG
- the cobS gene encoding adenosylcobinamide-GDP ribazoletransferase, producing MRSLWASFSLAWHLLTTIPLPGGSGTKIPLERFGASLRWFPLIGFLLGASLVMIDRLLESVFPPVVVNLVMLTLYVLVTGGLHLDGWADTVDALSGGRDPDHRLKILRDSRIGALGATGLVLILGLRYAGFLTLPVGFREGMLFCMPAIGRWAMVIGCWGVVYPRSEGLAAQFIRTVTWRDVLVATTVVGLGLWGMFDAVTAAMLMIVVCLVVRSVVWWISKKFGGITGDILGAMNEGIEVLFLILGPVLLVYSKFGE from the coding sequence ATGAGGAGTCTATGGGCTTCGTTTTCTTTGGCGTGGCACCTTCTGACGACCATTCCTCTTCCAGGAGGTTCGGGTACGAAGATTCCATTAGAGAGGTTCGGAGCTTCCCTTCGCTGGTTTCCTCTGATTGGTTTTCTGCTTGGCGCGAGCCTTGTCATGATCGATCGATTGTTGGAGAGCGTCTTTCCTCCCGTAGTTGTGAATTTGGTGATGCTGACTCTCTATGTGCTGGTCACGGGAGGCCTCCATCTTGATGGTTGGGCGGATACGGTTGATGCACTTTCAGGGGGAAGGGATCCCGATCATCGGCTGAAGATTCTCCGGGATTCTCGAATCGGTGCCCTTGGAGCTACAGGGTTGGTGTTGATTCTTGGACTTCGCTATGCCGGATTTCTGACCCTGCCAGTAGGATTTCGAGAGGGCATGTTGTTCTGTATGCCGGCTATTGGGCGATGGGCGATGGTGATCGGTTGCTGGGGTGTTGTCTATCCACGATCGGAAGGATTGGCTGCGCAGTTTATTCGGACGGTGACGTGGCGCGATGTTCTGGTGGCCACAACGGTTGTGGGATTGGGGTTGTGGGGAATGTTCGATGCGGTCACAGCCGCTATGCTGATGATAGTTGTGTGCCTTGTGGTTCGATCTGTAGTCTGGTGGATCTCCAAAAAGTTTGGCGGTATCACGGGAGATATACTGGGAGCGATGAATGAGGGGATCGAAGTGCTCTTTCTGATCTTGGGTCCGGTCCTCCTCGTGTATTCGAAGTTTGGAGAATAA
- a CDS encoding HNH endonuclease, with protein sequence MEMTLLLNATYEPLRVVHWQKAINLLWQGKVEVLEFYDRDIRGVSISFKLPSVMRLLNMVKLRSNHHAVKFSRINIFTRDRYTCQYCYARFRTEELTFDHVVPIAKGGKKTWENIVTACWRCNNRKSGRVPHEAGMKLLKEPVKPKWTPRLTLMIGIRHAPESWRDYLYWNVELDADS encoded by the coding sequence ATGGAAATGACTCTCCTACTCAATGCTACCTATGAGCCATTGCGAGTTGTGCACTGGCAAAAGGCCATCAATTTGTTATGGCAAGGAAAAGTCGAAGTCCTTGAATTTTATGATCGGGATATTCGAGGGGTGTCCATTTCCTTTAAATTGCCTTCCGTGATGCGTCTTCTCAACATGGTCAAGCTTCGTTCGAATCATCATGCGGTGAAATTTTCTCGTATCAATATTTTTACCCGTGACCGGTATACCTGCCAATATTGCTATGCACGGTTTCGCACCGAAGAATTGACGTTTGATCATGTGGTGCCTATTGCCAAAGGTGGGAAGAAAACCTGGGAAAACATTGTGACAGCATGTTGGCGATGTAATAACCGGAAAAGCGGGCGTGTTCCCCATGAGGCAGGGATGAAACTACTCAAGGAGCCCGTCAAGCCTAAATGGACCCCCCGGCTGACACTGATGATCGGTATCCGCCACGCTCCGGAAAGTTGGCGGGATTATTTATATTGGAATGTGGAATTGGATGCGGATTCCTAA
- the cobU gene encoding bifunctional adenosylcobinamide kinase/adenosylcobinamide-phosphate guanylyltransferase, producing the protein MRSVRQSHQRSGGDSLSSPVAVSGPRLAQKQTHVPSKLIFVLGGARSGKSSFALQQGKVKSPRAFVATGEPIDQEMAGRIQKHQRSRGRGWVTIEMPTGISEWLAEQGSGYPSIVVDCLTLWLNNLLRNKVRPSQVPTYVRAFLRSARACPGQIVVVSNELGLGLVPGDAISRSFRDVAGRMNQLVAAEADEVYFLVSGLPLRLK; encoded by the coding sequence ATGCGTTCCGTCCGTCAATCACATCAGCGTTCGGGGGGAGATTCGCTCTCTTCGCCGGTAGCTGTTTCCGGTCCTCGCTTAGCCCAGAAACAAACTCATGTGCCATCAAAGCTGATTTTTGTCCTTGGAGGGGCGCGGTCCGGAAAAAGTTCTTTTGCCTTACAACAGGGAAAGGTCAAATCCCCTCGAGCATTCGTCGCAACGGGAGAGCCGATCGATCAGGAAATGGCCGGTCGAATTCAGAAACATCAGCGGTCGCGGGGCCGTGGTTGGGTGACCATTGAAATGCCTACCGGAATTTCCGAATGGTTGGCCGAGCAGGGTTCAGGCTATCCCAGTATTGTGGTGGATTGTTTAACACTGTGGCTGAATAATCTCTTGCGAAATAAGGTGCGACCTTCGCAAGTCCCAACATATGTCAGGGCCTTCCTTCGGTCGGCTCGCGCCTGTCCCGGTCAGATTGTCGTGGTCAGCAATGAGTTAGGACTCGGGTTGGTGCCCGGGGATGCGATCAGCCGGTCATTTCGGGATGTGGCGGGCCGGATGAATCAACTCGTGGCGGCTGAAGCTGATGAAGTCTATTTTCTGGTGAGTGGGCTGCCCCTCAGACTGAAGTAG
- the cobT gene encoding nicotinate-nucleotide--dimethylbenzimidazole phosphoribosyltransferase — translation MSYSSPFIQETLSAIQPVAQADMCRAQVLWDRLTKPPGSLGRLESLGAQYVAITLSLPVKNPDAMMFVLAADHGVTGEGVSAYPSSVTVQMVKNFLQGGAAINVLARQVGAQVRVVDMGVQEDMGAPPGLWVRKVGLGTRNMCEGPAMSHDQAVQSVEEGIRLVQEAYADGIRLIGIGEMGIGNTTISSAITAVMTRHPVADVTGKGTGVDALQLAKKIQVIERSIQRNAPDAQEPLDVLAKVGGFEIGGLVGILLGGAACRVPVVLDGFITGAAALLAVALEPHCQAYMIPSHVSAEPGHRLAMDSLGFRPLLDLDLRLGEGTGACLAIGLLQLSLACLTQMATFESAGVDEAVRPFPEMA, via the coding sequence ATGAGCTATTCTTCTCCATTCATTCAGGAAACTCTCTCGGCGATTCAACCGGTCGCACAGGCGGATATGTGTCGCGCTCAAGTGTTATGGGACCGACTGACGAAACCTCCGGGCAGCCTTGGCCGACTTGAGTCCTTAGGGGCTCAGTACGTGGCGATAACTCTGTCGCTTCCCGTAAAAAATCCGGATGCAATGATGTTCGTTCTGGCTGCCGATCACGGTGTGACAGGAGAAGGGGTGAGCGCCTATCCCTCATCCGTCACGGTTCAAATGGTCAAAAATTTTTTACAAGGCGGGGCAGCGATCAATGTCCTAGCGCGTCAGGTTGGAGCCCAGGTTCGCGTAGTGGATATGGGCGTTCAAGAGGACATGGGTGCACCACCCGGTTTGTGGGTGAGAAAGGTCGGGTTGGGAACCCGCAATATGTGTGAAGGTCCTGCTATGAGTCATGACCAAGCCGTCCAAAGTGTGGAAGAAGGTATCCGTCTTGTCCAGGAAGCCTATGCTGACGGGATCCGGTTAATCGGAATCGGAGAAATGGGCATTGGGAATACCACTATCAGCAGTGCCATTACGGCAGTCATGACGCGTCATCCTGTGGCCGACGTGACCGGGAAAGGCACAGGAGTTGATGCGTTGCAATTGGCGAAAAAGATTCAGGTGATTGAACGGAGCATTCAACGAAATGCACCGGACGCGCAGGAGCCTTTGGATGTGCTGGCGAAGGTCGGAGGATTTGAAATCGGCGGATTGGTAGGAATTCTTCTGGGTGGGGCGGCATGTCGCGTGCCTGTGGTCCTGGATGGGTTCATTACCGGAGCCGCCGCCTTGCTGGCCGTCGCCCTGGAACCCCATTGCCAGGCCTACATGATTCCTTCTCATGTCTCTGCGGAACCCGGACATCGTTTGGCCATGGACTCGTTAGGGTTTCGTCCGCTGTTGGATTTGGACCTTCGGCTTGGGGAGGGCACAGGAGCCTGTTTGGCTATCGGATTGCTTCAATTGAGTTTGGCCTGTCTGACGCAAATGGCCACATTCGAAAGTGCAGGCGTGGATGAGGCCGTACGCCCCTTTCCGGAAATGGCATGA
- a CDS encoding cob(I)yrinic acid a,c-diamide adenosyltransferase, whose protein sequence is MRISKVYTRTGDAGKTRLAGGQEVWKDSVRVEAYGTVDELNSMLGLARVSNGQAATNVEVSARMGTILKWVQNKLFDLGGILATAQGESFPNMPTVTSEDVVHLEHLIDECQKDLTPLKEFILPGGGQLAALLHVARTICRRAERLCVTLSKEESMDKELVVFLNRLSDALFVFARWVTKKQGEAEFLWEREPATSQKS, encoded by the coding sequence ATGCGCATATCTAAAGTGTATACCCGTACAGGTGATGCGGGGAAAACCCGATTGGCTGGAGGACAGGAGGTCTGGAAAGATTCCGTTCGGGTGGAAGCCTATGGCACCGTGGATGAATTGAATTCAATGCTTGGTTTGGCTCGGGTGTCGAATGGACAAGCCGCAACGAATGTTGAGGTGTCTGCGCGTATGGGAACCATCTTAAAGTGGGTGCAAAATAAACTGTTTGATTTGGGTGGGATCCTCGCCACAGCCCAGGGGGAATCGTTTCCGAATATGCCGACGGTGACATCGGAAGATGTCGTCCACTTGGAACATCTTATTGATGAGTGCCAAAAAGACCTGACCCCCTTGAAAGAATTTATTTTACCTGGCGGGGGGCAACTCGCCGCATTACTGCATGTGGCCCGCACAATTTGTCGTCGTGCTGAGCGGCTTTGCGTCACCCTGTCGAAGGAAGAATCCATGGACAAGGAATTGGTCGTTTTTCTCAATCGGCTGAGTGACGCGCTGTTTGTGTTTGCGCGTTGGGTCACGAAAAAACAGGGAGAAGCTGAATTTCTGTGGGAACGGGAACCGGCAACCTCTCAAAAGTCGTAA